One Roseomonas sp. OT10 DNA window includes the following coding sequences:
- a CDS encoding HAD family hydrolase yields MPLSPMPLPQRPEAVVFDMDGLLFDTETLYRASLFAAAEEMGHPMTDEVHRAMLGCPWPVIQGQLVAHLGSEAAVAAFRTVWTGRFEALLETGLCLKAGVVELLDTLDALGLPRAIATSSRHASVSHHLAAHGLTGRFHAVVAQGDYARSKPAPDPFLAAAARLGLAPERCLALEDSHNGVRSAASAGMMTVMVPDLLEATEEMRGLCRHVAGDLHAVRGMVLASWGHGVD; encoded by the coding sequence ATGCCCCTCTCGCCCATGCCGCTCCCGCAACGGCCCGAGGCGGTCGTCTTCGACATGGACGGCCTGCTGTTCGACACGGAGACGCTCTACCGCGCCTCCCTCTTCGCCGCCGCCGAGGAGATGGGGCACCCGATGACGGACGAGGTCCACCGCGCCATGCTGGGCTGCCCCTGGCCGGTGATCCAGGGCCAGCTCGTGGCCCATCTGGGGTCGGAGGCGGCGGTCGCGGCCTTCCGCACCGTCTGGACCGGGCGGTTCGAGGCGCTGCTGGAGACCGGCCTCTGCCTCAAGGCCGGGGTGGTGGAGCTGCTGGACACGCTGGATGCGCTCGGCCTGCCGCGCGCCATCGCCACCTCCTCCCGCCATGCCAGCGTCTCGCACCATCTGGCCGCGCACGGGCTGACGGGGCGCTTCCACGCGGTGGTCGCCCAGGGCGACTATGCCCGGAGCAAGCCGGCGCCCGACCCCTTCCTGGCCGCCGCCGCCCGGCTGGGCCTGGCGCCGGAGCGTTGCCTGGCGCTGGAGGATTCCCATAACGGGGTGCGCTCCGCTGCCTCGGCCGGGATGATGACGGTGATGGTTCCCGACCTGCTGGAGGCGACGGAGGAGATGCGCGGGTTGTGCCGGCACGTCGCCGGCGACCTGCATGCCGTCCGCGGGATGGTGCTGGCGAGCTGGGGCCACGGCGTGGACTGA
- a CDS encoding DoxX family protein, with amino-acid sequence MSDIALHANAVQARAQARPGVPAMTMLRVLLGLFYLPHFYSKVVGFESTSVFFAKAGFHPPGFFVAFSAAAELAVAVALILGLFTRYAALVSFVLMVVAAYAIIQVKGLGWYWSGGGIEYLVMWGLASLVVFVHAWREEPGLLGFGRNIRL; translated from the coding sequence ATGTCCGACATCGCCCTCCATGCCAATGCCGTCCAGGCCCGGGCCCAGGCACGGCCGGGAGTCCCGGCCATGACCATGCTCCGGGTCCTGCTCGGCCTGTTCTACCTGCCGCACTTCTATTCCAAGGTGGTGGGCTTCGAGAGCACCAGCGTCTTCTTCGCCAAGGCCGGCTTCCATCCGCCCGGGTTCTTCGTCGCCTTCTCGGCGGCGGCGGAGCTGGCGGTGGCCGTGGCGCTCATCCTCGGCCTCTTCACCCGCTACGCGGCGCTGGTCTCCTTCGTCCTGATGGTCGTGGCGGCCTATGCGATCATCCAGGTCAAGGGCCTCGGCTGGTACTGGTCGGGCGGCGGCATCGAGTACCTGGTGATGTGGGGGCTCGCCTCGCTCGTGGTCTTCGTCCACGCCTGGCGCGAGGAACCGGGGCTGCTCGGCTTCGGCCGGAACATCCGGCTCTGA
- a CDS encoding ABC transporter permease has protein sequence MSKKELVLAVLLVVIGGITAALNPLFLSSTNLLNMANLIGLFGIFSIGQGLIIITGGIDLSVGSMFALLGIILVDLLANYEVAWPLAVLAVLAAGLLLGLLHGLLVTRMKLQPFVVTLCGLLIYRGAARYYSNDGTMGFGYATGIDTLTWLAAGRSFGIPNPFLILIVVSLVMAVVLHRSVFGRYLYAVGRNEEAARHSGIDTDRVITGAYVVGGLLAGLSTVLLVFYTSSVSPSSFGNFYELYAIAAAVLGGCSLRGGEGSILGIVLGTVLLQILQNLVNILGIPSSLNFAVMGSVILLGAIADQQISRRRQASLAGTAPKLAGVPAE, from the coding sequence ATGAGCAAGAAGGAACTGGTGCTGGCGGTGCTGCTGGTGGTGATCGGCGGCATCACGGCGGCGCTGAACCCGCTCTTCCTGTCCAGCACGAACCTGCTGAACATGGCCAACCTGATCGGGCTGTTCGGCATCTTCTCGATCGGCCAGGGGCTGATCATCATCACCGGCGGCATCGACCTGTCCGTGGGCTCGATGTTCGCCCTGCTCGGCATCATCCTCGTCGACCTGCTGGCGAATTACGAGGTCGCCTGGCCGCTGGCGGTGCTGGCCGTCCTCGCCGCCGGGCTGCTGCTGGGGCTGCTGCACGGCTTGCTGGTGACGCGGATGAAGCTGCAGCCCTTCGTGGTCACGCTCTGCGGACTGCTGATCTACCGCGGCGCCGCGCGCTACTACTCGAACGACGGCACGATGGGCTTCGGCTACGCCACGGGGATCGACACGCTGACCTGGCTGGCGGCGGGGCGCTCCTTCGGCATCCCCAACCCCTTCCTCATCCTCATCGTGGTCTCCCTGGTCATGGCGGTGGTGCTGCACCGCTCCGTCTTCGGGCGCTACCTCTACGCCGTGGGGCGCAACGAGGAGGCGGCGCGGCATTCGGGCATCGACACGGACCGGGTGATCACCGGCGCCTATGTGGTGGGCGGGCTGCTGGCCGGGCTCTCCACCGTGCTGCTGGTCTTCTACACCTCCTCCGTCTCGCCCTCCTCCTTCGGCAATTTCTACGAGCTCTACGCCATCGCGGCGGCGGTGCTGGGCGGCTGTTCCCTGCGCGGGGGCGAGGGGTCGATCCTGGGCATCGTGCTGGGCACGGTGCTGCTCCAGATCCTGCAGAACCTGGTGAACATCCTGGGCATCCCCTCCTCGCTGAACTTCGCGGTGATGGGCAGCGTCATCCTGCTCGGCGCCATCGCCGACCAGCAGATCTCCCGGCGGCGGCAGGCGTCGCTGGCCGGGACCGCGCCGAAGCTCGCGGGGGTGCCGGCGGAGTAG